The Ovis canadensis isolate MfBH-ARS-UI-01 breed Bighorn chromosome 13, ARS-UI_OviCan_v2, whole genome shotgun sequence genome includes a region encoding these proteins:
- the CTSA gene encoding lysosomal protective protein isoform X2, with protein MFRDELWPPVLFLLQLLLLLACSPEGEAAPDQDEIRFLPGLAKQPSFRQYSGYLKGSGSKRLHYWFVESQKDPKSRPVVLWLNGGPGCSSLDGLLTEHGPFLIQPDGVTLEYNPYSWNLIANVLYLESPAGVGFSYSDDKSYATNDTEVAQSNFEALKDFFRLFPEYKGNELFLTGESYAGIYIPTLAVLVMQDPSMNLQGLAVGNGLSSYEQNDNSLVYFAYYHGLLGNRLWSSLQTHCCSQNKCNFHDNKEPECLANLQEVSHIVASSGLNIYNLYAPCAGGVPSHVRHEKDTVVVQDLGNIFTRLPLKRAWHQMLLRSGEKVHLDPPCTNTTAASNYLNDPQVRKALHIPEQLPRWDMCNFLVNIQYRRLYQSMCSQYLKLLSAQKYRILLYNGDVDMACNFMGDEWFVDSLNQKMEVQRRPWLVDYGESGEQIAGFVKEFSHIAFLTIKGAGHMVPTDKPQAALTMFSRFLNKQPY; from the exons ATGTTCCGAGACGAGCTGTGGCCGCCAgtcctcttcctgctgcagctgctgctgctgctcgccTGCTCGCCCGAGGGCGAAGCGGCCCCCGACCAGGACGAGATCCGCTTCCTGCCCGGGCTGGCCAAGCAGCCTTCTTTCCGCCAGTACTCCGGCTACCTCAAAGGCTCCGGCTCCAAGCGCCTCCACTACTG GTTTGTGGAGTCCCAGAAGGATCCGAAGAGCAGACCCGTGGTTCTGTGGCTCAATGGAGGGCCAGGCTGTAGCTCCCTTGACGGCCTCCTGACAGAGCACGGCCCCTTCCTG ATCCAGCCAGATGGTGTCACCCTGGAGTACAACCCCTACTCCTGGAACCTG ATTGCCAACGTGTTATACCTCGAGTCCCCAGCTGGAGTGGGCTTCTCCTACTCCGATGACAAGTCTTATGCCACCAATGACACGGAG GTCGCCCAGAGCAACTTCGAAGCCCTTAAAGATTTCTTCCGCCTGTTCCCGGAATACAAGGGCAATGAGCTTTTCCTGACTGGCGAAAGCTATGCCGGCATCTACATCCCAACCCTGGCAGTGCTGGTCATGCAGGACCCCAGCATGAACCTTCAG GGGCTGGCGGTGGGCAATGGACTCTCTTCCTACGAGCAGAATGACAACTCCCTGGTCTATTTCGCGTACTACCATGGCCTTCTGGGGAACAG GCTCTGGTCTTCCCTGCAGACGCACTGTTGCTCTCAAAACAAATGTAACTTCCACGACAACAAAGAGCCAGAATGCCTGGCCAAT CTTCAGGAAGTGTCCCACATCGTGGCCAGCTCCGGCCTCAACATCTACAACCTCTATGCTCCATGTGCTGGGGGGGTGCCCAGCCATGTAAG GCATGAGAAGGATACTGTCGTGGTCCAGGATCTGGGCAACATCTTCACCCGCCTGCCACTCAAGCGGGCGTGGCATCAG ATGCTGCTGCGTTCCGGGGAGAAGGTGCACCTGGATCCCCCCTGCACCAACACCACGGCCGCCTCCAACTACCTCAACGACCCTCAAGTGCGGAAGGCGCTCCACATCCCCGAGCAGCTGCCCCGCTGGGACATGTGCAA CTTCCTGGTGAATATCCAGTACCGCCGTCTCTACCAAAGCATGTGTTCCCAGTACCTGAAGCTGCTCTCTGCACAG AAATACCGGATTCTGCTGTACAACGGCGATGTGGACATGGCCTGCAATTTCATGGGAGACGAGTGGTTTGTGGATTCCCTCAACCAGAAG ATGGAAGTCCAGCGCCGGCCCTGGTTGGTGGACTACGGGGAGAGTGGGGAGCAGATCGCCGGCTTCGTGAAGGAGTTCTCCCACATCGCCTTCCTTACCATCAAG GGCGCTGGACACATGGTCCCCACCGACAAGCCCCAGGCTGCCCTCACCATGTTCTCACGCTTCCTGAATAAGCAGCCATACTGA
- the CTSA gene encoding lysosomal protective protein isoform X1: MFRDELWPPVLFLLQLLLLLACSPEGEAAPDQDEIRFLPGLAKQPSFRQYSGYLKGSGSKRLHYWFVESQKDPKSRPVVLWLNGGPGCSSLDGLLTEHGPFLIQPDGVTLEYNPYSWNLIANVLYLESPAGVGFSYSDDKSYATNDTEVAQSNFEALKDFFRLFPEYKGNELFLTGESYAGIYIPTLAVLVMQDPSMNLQGLAVGNGLSSYEQNDNSLVYFAYYHGLLGNRLWSSLQTHCCSQNKCNFHDNKEPECLANLQEVSHIVASSGLNIYNLYAPCAGGVPSHVRHEKDTVVVQDLGNIFTRLPLKRAWHQMLLRSGEKVHLDPPCTNTTAASNYLNDPQVRKALHIPEQLPRWDMCNFLVNIQYRRLYQSMCSQYLKLLSAQKYRILLYNGDVDMACNFMGDEWFVDSLNQKMEVQRRPWLVDYGESGEQIAGFVKEFSHIAFLTIKSTSYSQTFADGFPCVEASLGAQMVKSLPTMQETRVQSLDWNDPLEKEIAPHSSICAWRIPWTEEPGRLQSMGSDTTEQLHFHFRVLFTFI; this comes from the exons ATGTTCCGAGACGAGCTGTGGCCGCCAgtcctcttcctgctgcagctgctgctgctgctcgccTGCTCGCCCGAGGGCGAAGCGGCCCCCGACCAGGACGAGATCCGCTTCCTGCCCGGGCTGGCCAAGCAGCCTTCTTTCCGCCAGTACTCCGGCTACCTCAAAGGCTCCGGCTCCAAGCGCCTCCACTACTG GTTTGTGGAGTCCCAGAAGGATCCGAAGAGCAGACCCGTGGTTCTGTGGCTCAATGGAGGGCCAGGCTGTAGCTCCCTTGACGGCCTCCTGACAGAGCACGGCCCCTTCCTG ATCCAGCCAGATGGTGTCACCCTGGAGTACAACCCCTACTCCTGGAACCTG ATTGCCAACGTGTTATACCTCGAGTCCCCAGCTGGAGTGGGCTTCTCCTACTCCGATGACAAGTCTTATGCCACCAATGACACGGAG GTCGCCCAGAGCAACTTCGAAGCCCTTAAAGATTTCTTCCGCCTGTTCCCGGAATACAAGGGCAATGAGCTTTTCCTGACTGGCGAAAGCTATGCCGGCATCTACATCCCAACCCTGGCAGTGCTGGTCATGCAGGACCCCAGCATGAACCTTCAG GGGCTGGCGGTGGGCAATGGACTCTCTTCCTACGAGCAGAATGACAACTCCCTGGTCTATTTCGCGTACTACCATGGCCTTCTGGGGAACAG GCTCTGGTCTTCCCTGCAGACGCACTGTTGCTCTCAAAACAAATGTAACTTCCACGACAACAAAGAGCCAGAATGCCTGGCCAAT CTTCAGGAAGTGTCCCACATCGTGGCCAGCTCCGGCCTCAACATCTACAACCTCTATGCTCCATGTGCTGGGGGGGTGCCCAGCCATGTAAG GCATGAGAAGGATACTGTCGTGGTCCAGGATCTGGGCAACATCTTCACCCGCCTGCCACTCAAGCGGGCGTGGCATCAG ATGCTGCTGCGTTCCGGGGAGAAGGTGCACCTGGATCCCCCCTGCACCAACACCACGGCCGCCTCCAACTACCTCAACGACCCTCAAGTGCGGAAGGCGCTCCACATCCCCGAGCAGCTGCCCCGCTGGGACATGTGCAA CTTCCTGGTGAATATCCAGTACCGCCGTCTCTACCAAAGCATGTGTTCCCAGTACCTGAAGCTGCTCTCTGCACAG AAATACCGGATTCTGCTGTACAACGGCGATGTGGACATGGCCTGCAATTTCATGGGAGACGAGTGGTTTGTGGATTCCCTCAACCAGAAG ATGGAAGTCCAGCGCCGGCCCTGGTTGGTGGACTACGGGGAGAGTGGGGAGCAGATCGCCGGCTTCGTGAAGGAGTTCTCCCACATCGCCTTCCTTACCATCAAG AGCACCTCCTATAGCCAGACTTTTGCTGATGGCTTTCCGTGTgttgaggcttccctgggggctcagatggtaaagagtctgcctacaatgcaggagacccgagttcaatccctggattggaacgatcccctggagaaggaaattgcaccccactctagtatttgtgcctggagaatcccatggaccgaggagcctggtaggctacagtccatggggtcggacacgactgagcaacttcactttcacttccgtgtgttgtttacttttatttag